One window of Catonella massiliensis genomic DNA carries:
- the rpoD gene encoding RNA polymerase sigma factor RpoD → MDEKVLKSKLNELVKDAKKKKGILEEDDVKHFFEGYDISSEELDKCYKYLEKHGINVLILDELSDEEDDPLLTDENSDDIDSDEKSETLDLTVPDGISTEDPVRMYLKEIGKVPLLSMEDEIELAKKMSEGDEEARQKLTEANLRLVVSIAKRYLGRGMQFLDLIQEGNMGLIKAVEKFDYTKGYKFSTYATWWIKQSITRAIADQARTIRIPVHMVETINKLIRTQRQLTQTLGREPQPEEIAKELAMEPEKVRDIMKIAQEPVSFETPIGEEEDSHIGDFIPDDSNMAPVEMATHAILKEQLEEVLGSLTDREARVIKLRFGLEDGRTRTLEEVGKEFNVTRERIRQIESKALRKLRQPSRSRKLKDYLE, encoded by the coding sequence GCTTGTAAAGGACGCTAAGAAAAAGAAGGGGATACTGGAAGAGGATGATGTAAAGCATTTTTTTGAAGGCTATGATATAAGTAGTGAAGAGCTTGACAAATGCTATAAATACCTTGAAAAACATGGTATTAATGTGCTTATTTTAGATGAACTAAGTGATGAAGAGGATGATCCTCTGTTGACTGACGAGAATAGTGACGATATAGATAGTGATGAAAAATCTGAGACTCTTGACCTTACTGTCCCCGATGGAATAAGCACTGAAGACCCTGTAAGGATGTATCTAAAGGAAATAGGCAAGGTTCCTCTTTTGTCAATGGAGGATGAGATAGAACTTGCCAAAAAAATGTCTGAGGGTGATGAAGAGGCAAGGCAGAAGTTAACTGAAGCCAACCTAAGGCTTGTAGTAAGCATAGCGAAGCGGTATCTCGGAAGAGGGATGCAGTTTCTTGACCTGATTCAGGAAGGAAATATGGGACTTATAAAGGCAGTTGAAAAGTTTGACTACACAAAGGGCTATAAGTTCAGCACCTATGCAACCTGGTGGATAAAACAGTCTATTACAAGGGCCATAGCAGACCAGGCAAGAACTATAAGAATACCGGTACATATGGTTGAAACTATCAATAAGCTGATAAGGACCCAGAGGCAGCTTACACAGACTTTGGGCAGGGAGCCTCAGCCGGAAGAAATAGCTAAAGAACTCGCTATGGAGCCTGAAAAGGTAAGGGACATCATGAAGATTGCCCAAGAGCCTGTATCCTTTGAGACACCTATAGGAGAAGAGGAGGACAGCCATATAGGTGACTTTATTCCTGATGACAGCAACATGGCACCGGTAGAAATGGCTACACATGCCATTCTTAAGGAACAGCTGGAAGAGGTACTGGGAAGCCTTACAGATAGAGAGGCAAGAGTCATAAAACTTAGGTTCGGGCTTGAGGACGGGCGTACCAGGACTCTTGAAGAGGTAGGCAAAGAATTTAATGTGACCAGGGAGAGAATAAGGCAGATAGAGTCAAAGGCACTAAGGAAGCTTAGACAGCCCAGCAGAAGCAGAAAATTAAAGGATTATTTGGAATAA
- a CDS encoding tRNA (adenine(22)-N(1))-methyltransferase: protein MKKRKRIPKRMLTIANLVDNSKVLADVGCDHAYISINLLENGKAERIIASDLREGPLNIAKDNIKLEGFEERIETRLCAGLCGYEAGEVDTILISGMGGMLVKEILSESIDVVKMADTLILEPQSDLRVVRAYLKDIGFEIIDEDMLSEGGKYYQIMKAVKSERKMKVCDDIGGMAENEFGPVLIKKKHPVLLEFLKKRKNHYERLLQNKSFLTSQSATNNDRIAIIENELNMVKEALIRINAKKEIENGN, encoded by the coding sequence ATGAAGAAAAGAAAAAGAATACCGAAAAGAATGCTTACTATAGCTAACTTAGTTGACAATTCAAAGGTACTTGCAGATGTGGGCTGTGACCATGCATATATTTCGATAAATCTTCTTGAAAATGGTAAAGCTGAAAGAATAATTGCCTCTGACCTTAGAGAAGGACCGCTTAATATAGCGAAAGACAACATTAAACTTGAAGGCTTTGAGGAAAGGATAGAGACTAGGCTTTGTGCGGGACTTTGCGGCTATGAGGCAGGAGAAGTTGATACCATTCTTATATCAGGCATGGGAGGCATGTTAGTTAAAGAGATACTTTCAGAGAGTATAGATGTCGTTAAAATGGCAGATACCCTTATACTGGAGCCACAGTCAGACCTAAGAGTAGTAAGGGCTTATCTTAAGGATATCGGTTTTGAAATAATTGATGAAGATATGCTAAGTGAAGGTGGAAAATATTATCAGATTATGAAGGCAGTAAAAAGTGAGAGAAAAATGAAAGTCTGTGATGACATAGGTGGTATGGCTGAGAACGAGTTTGGGCCTGTTCTTATAAAGAAAAAGCATCCAGTACTACTGGAATTTCTAAAAAAGAGGAAGAATCATTATGAGAGACTTCTGCAAAATAAGAGCTTTCTTACATCACAAAGTGCCACTAATAATGATAGAATAGCCATAATTGAAAATGAATTAAATATGGTTAAAGAGGCACTAATTAGGATTAATGCAAAAAAGGAGATAGAAAATGGTAATTAA